A window of Daucus carota subsp. sativus chromosome 2, DH1 v3.0, whole genome shotgun sequence genomic DNA:
CCGTGCAAAACCACTAACCATTGCATTCCAAGAACTGACATTCTTGTCTTCAAATCCCTCGAATAACAATTTAGCATCCTCAACATTTCCAAATTTCATGTACCCATCAATCATAGCATTATAACAAATAACATCCGAGTCACCATTTGTACAAAGAATATTCCTGGCCTCCTTCAAACACTTGAAAGAAGAATACATCTGAATCCCAGAACTCTTTATATATCCATCTCCCATAAGTCCATTTTTCACCACACGGGCGTGAATCTGAGCACCTTCTTTACTAGCTCCCGCGACCAGACAAGCCTTAAACAATGGAGGATATGTGTACTTATTGGCCCTGGAGTCCGTAGCCACCATCTCATGGTGAAAAGAGAGAGCCAACTCAGGCTCATTGTTATCTAAACATCCCTTGATAACAGCATTCCAAACAAACACATTTGGCTCAGGCACTCGTTCAAGAATCTCGATGGAAGTGCTAAAACTGCCAAAATGTGGAATTGCATAGGATCCAATCAAAGTTCCAGCTACAAAGTGGTCCTGGACATGGTGGGTTTTCAGTATCAGAGCATGAACTTGCTTTAAGTTCTGAAGTGAAGTGGTGCATTTTGTGGCTAATAGGTGCAAGAAGTACTTTTTCTGGGAAAGATTGTTTAAGCTAGAAGAAGATGAGTTGGTATTTTGTGGGAGTTGTTTGGCTGTGAGATGATAAGGTAGCTCAGTTGTGGTTGTGGTGCTCATATCTTCTAATAGTCATTCACTGTAAGGCAGGATAGATATAGGTAACTAACAAGTCTGTCAAGGGATAAAAGTGAGCATGTATTATCCAAAATATAGACAGACCCTACCCCATTTGGAGGCTCCATCAAGTCTTACTTTGCATTaaccataaaaaaaaaactgattgtTATCACTTCCACTAAACTAATCCAGGAAAACATCAACCAACTTGCAGATTTCAAAAAGACTTCTGCTGGTTACAAAGTATacacaaaatttacaaaattttataatatattaggtGGAATGGCACCCACTCTAACTAGGGAACTTTTAAAATCACTGCTCCCAGTAAAGCCTCCAGGACCCAACAATTTTTACTTGACTACCTCAAGTGTACCCATCCCAGTTGAGCTGAAACTCGGGATCAGTTGATGCAGAGTTCTGCACAATCTCCGCAGCTAACTGTTCGTTTGTAACAGTGTCGCCCGCATCAGATGGCAAAGCCACATGGTATGCATCATCTGGTAGACTCACATGGTAGTCCCCGTCAGTTTGCAAAGAAGGTAAAGAAGGTTTTGCAAAGTCAATCACAAGATTTGGATTTGTGGTAACCACATTTTGCGTTTCTGCAATCTGATCATATACTATCTTGAACTCAGCCATCTCTCGGGTATATCTCTCCTTGTCTCTTTTACTTGCCTCAATGTATGGCTGCAATACAACAGTAAAAAACTTCCAGTGTTAAATTGGATAAAGAACTGTTTTGAAAGACATATTAATCTTTACTAGACTGGTTTATCCTGGACCTAGCATATTTGTGCAGCAAAGTTTTGTTAGAGCAATTGGTTCAAATGAGAACGATTAGGCACATATATATACCTTTCGGGCGCTCTCAGAGAGACGCCTCCATGCCTCATTTGCCATATCTCTGTATTGGCCAGCTGAGTCCTCCCCGTGTATCATCTTTAATCTTTCACATTCCATCTTGAGAAAGATCATGTATCCTGTTCTAAAACCCACGGGAGCATTTGAGTGTTTCTTCATTTCCTTCATATATGCCTTCTTCGTTTCCTTGGCTTTTGTTGGTGTTTTTAAGACTACACCTGTCTCTTCTGTTGGCACTTGCAATGGTGAGTTCCTCTCAACTGACTTGATCTCTGCTTGGATTTCAATACACGATTAAAAGTTGATACTATATTTAAGAGACACGTAAATTTAAACATCCGGGCAGCCGCCATATGAACTTCATTAATAAGTAATGACCAAATGTCATCTCCTAACAGAGTAGAAAGGCATGAATATTTCTGTAGTACCTAGCTTTTTATGAATGTTTTCTTGGTTACCACTGCTCTAACAAGTTTGGAACAAAATTACATACACGACAACTTGAGTCTACTGACGATAACTAGGCTGCAGTCTCCTACCAAGGGCAACTCACTCCATATTTATAATATTGAGATTTCAAAAGACTAAAGCATTAATGACAAGCACGCCAATTCGCATGTTAGATGATAAAAAATTACTAGTATAAATGACTGTTATGGGAATCTGCTCGTGCCACAATTTAGTAAACAAGCCAAATCTGTTAACTACATGTCGAGGATTATCAAATTACAGTAATCAATTTACATGATATAAACTCGAGTAATGTACAAAAATAACAGACCTGTAGGCAAGTGGGCAGGACCTGTAGGCAAGTGGGCAGGACTTTGCACGGAAGCCCTTTTTTCTACCAGGCTATCATCATTACCCTCACTATGCTTTCGCTTCTTCGTCAGGCCGCCTGATTTTTTGCCAGAACTAAAAGATTGACCTGCAAAAATATGGCAATGAAAAGTCGAAACTATTTCAGTTTACACCAAAGCTGACTTTTGAGAGTGATGATGCATGGAGGACAACATAAATTCAAGACAAAATTAAACagtaaaagaaatattaaatgtctGCTGTCCTTGTAGTGTTTGAAGCATTTACAAATAGCCGTTGTAAACGCTTCACCAAACCTGTTAGAGCAGCTTTCAACAGTTGAGCTTCCTTTACTTTAGAAGGAGAACGGTAGTAGTATGTTTGCTCAAACTGataaaagagatttgcataaAGCATTTGAATTTGATTTGGTGGTACTAAAACACTGCTATCTGCATTTAAGGAAGATGCAACTTCATCCCATAGCCCGTCTTTGCTTACCTAAAAGAGAGCAAGTGGATGCCATCAAACTAATAAGATAATGTTAACTATCAGCTGCTAAGACCATACTAATAGAACATAGAAAATACAACAAAAATTTAGGAACACGGTAGGGAACCTACCATGTAGAATCTGGAAACAGAACTGTAAATTGAAAGAAGTGATCATTATTTCTATCCTATCATTTATAAAGAACCAATTCGTAGCCAGAAGTATTACAGGACTCACAATCCTTTAAGCCTTAATTTTGTATTGCAGTGTACAATAAATCACCAACCCGTTTACCCAATAAACAAAATCTTCTAATGATATTAGATATTACAAACAATTTCTTGATTGCCACCAACATATGTTAAATTCATATGTATAAACTTAATAATGCTATTAGTATGATTCTATAAGTGTAGTACATATATCTATGGGGGTTCCATTTAATAACGTGAAGATATTTCTATGTATTATAGAATCACTGGTAAACTTGCTTCTAGTGGAGTATgccaaatttaatttttcctatatacaatggatttatttatgatttttcacaaaaaaaaaagtaagtaTATTATAGAGAGAGCAAGCAAACATATTCGCGAGACCTTTGATAACTAAAGAAAATTCACTGAATTAATGATGAACAGGCttcattaagaaaaaaaatctgaGAAATTTATGTAACATATAAAGATTAGGCGTACCTGACAGTATCCTCCTCTATCAATCACATCTTTATAGAAACGGTACAGGTTAACTTTCGTCTCGCGGAAATCGAAACTGTTAATTTTTGAGTTGCATCAAACTAATATTCTGAACAAAAAATTATCCTTTTTAAAAAGAAACATGTTTGAATTAGTACAATATTAAAACACAATTGTATACTATACACAATGGCAAAATGCATCTCCTCACCATATTTACCATATCAATATGGGTTTGTGGAACAGATAATACACAGCAAAGAAAATAGCAGGATCAATATATGCTATCTATATTGCCTTACCGTTAAACCTGACTAAATGGAGAATTATGTTGACCGTAAATTTTATCTATACACCCAtgccatgagctatctgaaactaaacctccattttttttttaatttccttaaatgccaaaacaaataaaaaccaTGACAAATATCCCCAAAACTAACATTTGGCTCTTAAAAATATGCAGTATTGAAAATCTAATATGTCGGCCTGGAAATTTCCCTGAATGGTATTAGATATCCCTAATGGAAAAAAGCAGCATAAGTTAAAATTGAAAGCTTTTACGGGAGTGGAGTCTTGCATGCCCTTGTCCAGTTGCACTGACAGACACAATATGTATGaataaaacacaaacacacacaatgTATAACAGAGTGAGAGAGAGataggggggagagagagagagagagagagataggggagagagggagagagtttgggggagagagagagagagagagcggggggggggggggggaagagggagagagagagatagggggagagagggagagagaggtaTATGATTATGGACGTACTCACATTAGACTGAGGCCAGAGGTCTGATAAAACTTGGTTAGTTTGTCATAAAAATCCTCCTCACGAGAAGGGGAAGAAGAGAGGTTGAGGTTATTACTGGGACCCGCGATCGGAAATGCATTGCTATCCGCGCCGTTCATTTCAGCCTCCGCTGCTTGCATTCTAATGTCTGGACTGAACTCTTCTTCTTCTGTTTTGTGTTTCTCTCTGGACTCTCAATAACTCGCTCACTGTCTTTCTGTGTTGTGTACTTGTGTTTGTAAGTTGCAACAcacagagagaaagagagagagagaatgaggGTTTGTTTCTCCTTTATCGATTTTTGTGTTGTTGAGAGTTTCGCCTATGACCAGACTCTGCCACGCCATTTTTGTGGGCCATGTATTCTTCTTCCACGTGGACAGATCTCCGCCGTCTGTGGACTTCATTTTACGCTTTCTTTTTGCTACTTCATTTTAGAATGTTCAAAAACCTATATATTTCATGGGATTCGCTATTTTATTaggaatatttataaaaatgtcaattttttacaaattatttataacaatACTATCAAgtcgatttttttaaaaaaatatcacatctttgttaaatatttacaaaaatatgattTGCAACTTCTGCATCCTCATTTACAACATCGGTTTGCAACTGTTAGAAATGAGGTTGCATAAGTGGCAAATTAAACTTCTCATTGGCAACGATTGCAAGAAGATGTTGTACAAATTGCAAATCGTATATTGTTACATAAGTTCTAAATGAAATTTCTCATTTGCAACTATTTGCAACCGATGTAAAATgttgttgcaaatgaggttgcagagGTTGAAAGtcgtatttttttaaataatttatataaaatggtATTTCTAAGAATATTGAAAGTTggcaattatatttttataaaaaatttcaaaaagttAGGCAGTTACGAAAAAACCCTTACAAgctttttttctgaattttttttattctcgcAAAGTGttatccttagttatagaaagtatccatgttgaaattattgaaaaaaatcgtaatttttaaaaaataacgcataaataaatcgtgcattcaacacatttgtaattggggttcaacatcgggtgtagaacactaattatcattttgttgaatatatttatgaaGATACTTAAACTATATCTCTTCGGTTTGGTTAGGGactaaaaacataaatattggttatataatacgtttaactcaGTTCTTACATTAAAAACttagtttatgtacttatcgaacacaattttaatcatgttcaacaaaatatgttaaaaaaatgttgaattcaaattatatatgtgctAAACGCGgagtttatttatatgttttctatCCGAATAGTCAAACTATATTAAGGAAATATGTCAATAAATAAGTCAATtagatttcaaaatatattatatattcactTCCTTTCacaatttaacttattaataTTAAGAATTCATTCaattatttcataatttaatgCAGCCGAATTAAAACTTCACTGTATATTGAAAAAAAgattaaacttttttttaattttttcaggaaaaaaaattaaactttttaaatattaattaaattaattatcatAAATTAGCAGTATATCactaaactaaaataaattgtataaaatagtatgaaaataaaaatttatagtgATATCGTGATCAAGTATATgtttataaaaatgaaattgtATTTGAAATGATTTTGTACATTTAATATGACTTTTATCAATCtataaattgatttaatttctagaaatattaataaaatttcagtATACATTTTTGTACTcatgttaaatttttttgtcttaTTACGAGATAAAATGATcgttaaaacttaaaaacaataataattttaagaaataagtAAATAACTAATGGGATTCATTTGCTCcataaattcatttttatgcTAAATGTGATAAATACctcttatctaatatttattaaaaattatttgatatcttttttttcctttttttggtATCTATTAAACCTAATTTATGCCAGTGCTATGATTTGCAAAATTTCCAAAAGCACATCTAACTATTGCAGAATGGTAAATTCTTTAGGGGCATCAAGGTAACTTCCACGCATAAACAAGTATATAAGTCGGGTCTTCGATCATCCACCGGGTTACCCACCCATCTTGCAAAATTTTCAGCGTCCACGCTATCCCCATTGCCTATCATAATCTCTATACATAATAAGTTGAAAATGACTCATCCCTTTAATCACGCCATCTGTTACTACTAGGTATTTTTTCAAATCAAAATCTATTATGTGCGTGAGTTTTTTCTTCATCATCAAAGCCTGAAGTAGTCTCTTAGGTCTTTATTAACGTTATGGATGATACTGCAAATTCTAGAGGTGATTTTTCTTCTCTTATGTCTAGCATATGGTTGTGATAATGCTCTAACTTATTTGTTTACACTGATTTATAGCGTCCAAACGTACTCTACAATCCATTTCGCTGTCTCCTTCTGCGTGGAAATATGGTAATACCTTGGTTGCAGAACTCTTCAACGCTAGTTAGGACAAAGGCTATGAGCACGCCTGTTTCTTTTATTAGTTTTCGATATTATGTCTTCATGTTGTCCACTCTGCATGTTTGCTTGAAGCTCCAAGACGTCGTATGCATCCTGTATAGAAGTTTTTTGCTGGTGACAATATATCTAAGACTAACGATATTAACTGCAGAAGGCAGTTTCATAGTGGTATACATATTTCGCAACAGTTAATTACGGCGCATCTGGTTGTACGCAGGGACGGAGCCAGGTTTATCATTGTTGACTGTTGTTAAACAGGGGAGCTGATTCTTAGACGTGGAAGCTGAGCTTTAGttcaaaaaatcaataaatgaGCAGGTAGGAATCGAACTCTGATTTAGCTAGCCACAATCCCATGCTCGAACTCTGGTTTAGCCAGCCACAATCCCATGTTCAGACCATGGGACAAGAaatcaactataatttttttttttgtacaaATTGCTAAGAGCTATAGAACCTGCTGGGGGCAAGTACCCCCACTGCCCCCACCTTGCTCCGTCCTTGGTTGTAAGCCAGTAATTTCTTTGTGCTCAATGTGTTACTGTGAATTGCAACAGATATAATTACTCTTTCACCGATAAAATTACTCTTTCATAGATTAGCAAAACTAGCACAATCTCAGACGGTCCTAAAGTAAGCAATAACGATTTGAATCATTATTGTACACCTGAAATAAATTCGACATTCTGAAGTATAATCCTATTGCTTATTTGCATAGTATATCCTCATTAATGTATTTGAGGCTCTGAAAAAAAAAGAGACATATAATCTTTTGCTGTATTGCATAGAAGCCCAGACTGCAAAGCTTAAGGAAAGAGGTCTAAGTAAGAGGATTCCACTGCATATTAGAGACATGAATATCATGGATGCCGATAAAAAGAAACATATTAGTGAAAAAACGTTGTTAGTAAAACAACATAATCAGTTCTTGCCACAAGGTATTCTTGAAAATTAATTGTCTTTTTGCCTTTGCAAataaacatgttaaaatttcAGAAAAGTTAGGGCtgtaaacgagccgagccgagccgagttttaccGAGTTCGAGTCGAGTTTTTTCTTACCTAGTCGAGCCAAACTCGATAAGCTTATCTTTTTTTTCGattcgaactcgagttcgttaAAAACTGAGCCaggttcgagtttttaacgaaccGATCCGAGTCGAGCCGAACCGAGTCGATATCCAACTGGTCaataaatttctattttttttcaaatttcaactATTGACTTTGTCTATATAGTAcacaattcaaaaattaaaaaaattgattacaaaattgaaaacaaaagaGCTAAAACTaaagtataaaattaatttttttttaatatatgttttttatcgagtcgagtttttgacgagtcgAGTCGAAACCGAGTTCGAGTGGAGCAACTAAAAAGCTTGGTTCGACTCGTTATACGTATCGAACATTATTGGTTATTCGAACTCGAACTCGTTAACGACCAGCTCGGTTCGTTTACGACCCTGAGGAAAGTCGATTATTTAGATCATATGTGCATGTTAGATTTACAATATCATTGTTGTTTGTTGCGTAGATAACCAGAGCAATTTTACACACGTCGGTAGAAcatgaaatttataataatttattattatattttttttataagcaataatttattattatattaataatttgtatactAATTAggtaataaatatcaaaaatcttATCCATAcacatcaaataaaatttatattttgttttataatctatttttcatttataaacaaTAATCGATTCTTCTTGAGTTATGCTAAAGGTTGGTAATATTCgattttatattttgaagaagctgaaaataCATCCGGCAATAAAATGTTAAGGGAAAAAAAAGGAGAAAGAGGAAAGAGCTTAGCTGAGTCAGGTCCAGCAAGGGAGGAGAGTGGTGGAGGTCGACGAGTACTGGAGACTAAATAGTCCACGTCATCAACCTTGCGGACAATACAACTACAACTACAAACTAGTAGTAGTTTCCATTTTTCAGATAAGGACTTATCTTCCTCGTCATCTTCGTAACCTCTTCAATCACACATATACGATATACATAAgcctatacacacacatatacaacaCTGTTTCATCTGCCTTGAAGGCAATCTTCCCTTCAAGGTAGCTCTGGATTTCTCCAATGGCGACTTGTGTGCCGTGTGTTTCTCACACTACAACGTCGTCGCCGATCTTCCTCACTATATCTCGCCACTCTCATTATTCTTCTCGCCTTTACTCATCTCGATTACGACCTAGATTCTCTTCCTCTAATACATGCGTTTATCCCCATTTTTCCATTCATAATAGGTAaagcgctctctctctctctctctctctctctctctctctctctctctctctctctccctccctccctctcctctctctctctctctctctctctctctccctcccccctcctctctctcctctctctctctctctctttatgTGAAATGTAAAATTGTATTTGCGACTGTAAATTGTAGTGATTTTTTGTTATTTGGGATGAAGTAGTATGGACTTAAGTTCTCTACTCTTTGGTTGCAGGCtagatatattctatttaaaatGTTCAATTACAGATACCGACGTCTTTAATAATGTTGCAGTTGAGGAAGAACTTCATGAAGACCTCTCAACTTCAAGTTGTTCAGTCCCAATAATTCATCTCAATACCGAGGTTCTTGAGGCAGAATCAGTGAATTTACTTAGTGAAGGCACTTATGTCGACACTCTTTTGACAAAGTTACCAGTATGTTGACTATTCCCAAATAACAACTCTTGAAAATCAATTGCAATTCCTCTTAGTAAGCCGAGCTTTCTCCAACTCAATTTGTACTTGCAGGTTTTAACAGAGGAAGAGCAGAGCATAATTGCTGCAACTCCTGCCCATCCAGCAGGCTTGTATGGTAAACAGCTCGCAGCCCCTGGTCTTTTCTAAATGAATTCACTTAGGCCATCAATTGCTCCTCCTCCTTTAGGTTTTGATTGTTTGCCCGTAACTCCATATTTTTAAAGATAATCAACTGTTAGAATTTTTGCAATTACTAAAACCCAATTCGTGGAATTGCAGTGATTTAAAATTACTCGATAACAGGATTATAGTTT
This region includes:
- the LOC108208228 gene encoding high mobility group B protein 10 isoform X1, translating into MQAAEAEMNGADSNAFPIAGPSNNLNLSSSPSREEDFYDKLTKFYQTSGLSLIFDFRETKVNLYRFYKDVIDRGGYCQVSKDGLWDEVASSLNADSSVLVPPNQIQMLYANLFYQFEQTYYYRSPSKVKEAQLLKAALTGQSFSSGKKSGGLTKKRKHSEGNDDSLVEKRASVQSPAHLPTGPAHLPTEIKSVERNSPLQVPTEETGVVLKTPTKAKETKKAYMKEMKKHSNAPVGFRTGYMIFLKMECERLKMIHGEDSAGQYRDMANEAWRRLSESARKPYIEASKRDKERYTREMAEFKIVYDQIAETQNVVTTNPNLVIDFAKPSLPSLQTDGDYHVSLPDDAYHVALPSDAGDTVTNEQLAAEIVQNSASTDPEFQLNWDGYT
- the LOC108208228 gene encoding high mobility group B protein 10 isoform X2; this encodes MQAAEAEMNGADSNAFPIAGPSNNLNLSSSPSREEDFYDKLTKFYQTSGLSLIFDFRETKVNLYRFYKDVIDRGGYCQVSKDGLWDEVASSLNADSSVLVPPNQIQMLYANLFYQFEQTYYYRSPSKVKEAQLLKAALTGQSFSSGKKSGGLTKKRKHSEGNDDSLVEKRASVQSPAHLPTEIKSVERNSPLQVPTEETGVVLKTPTKAKETKKAYMKEMKKHSNAPVGFRTGYMIFLKMECERLKMIHGEDSAGQYRDMANEAWRRLSESARKPYIEASKRDKERYTREMAEFKIVYDQIAETQNVVTTNPNLVIDFAKPSLPSLQTDGDYHVSLPDDAYHVALPSDAGDTVTNEQLAAEIVQNSASTDPEFQLNWDGYT